A part of Rhipicephalus microplus isolate Deutch F79 chromosome 8, USDA_Rmic, whole genome shotgun sequence genomic DNA contains:
- the LOC119165851 gene encoding uncharacterized protein LOC119165851, which translates to MAPVLMHTAASVLVLFLLAQVPVSNCYKCRNLKSSIRVDWDKLGKKLWIQALVDKPHKVTQCVSRSYRGKEGKLYLRIIGGTDSQVWNITKEYSNGVHNEDTIRFPRIHPPHFYQVLDTDYETYLVEHICNSYRADVVALMYHKPVKRIPEEVMKKASAAVLQSGLRDVYNMTTTDCMLNGKGISRHIKPWFEIIIRSKGIVQRI; encoded by the exons ATGGCACCAGTCTTGATGCACACTGCAGCGTCAGTGCTTGTTCTGTTTCTGCTGGCCCAAGTTCCCGTATCAAACTGCTACAAGTGCAGAAACTTGAAGAGTTCAATTAGGGTCGACTGGGACAAG CTTGGGAAGAAACTCTGGATTCAAGCTCTGGTCGACAAACCACACAAAGTCACTCAGTGCGTTTCACGGAGTTATCGCGGAAAAGAAGGGAAGCTTTACCTGAGAATCATAGGGGG AACTGACTCGCAAGTGTGGAACATCACGAAGGAGTACAGCAATGGAGTGCATAACGAAGACACGATTCGATTCCCGAGGA TTCATCCGCCTCACTTCTATCAAGTACTGGACACGGACTATGAGACATATCTGGTGGAGCACATCTGCAATAGTT ACCGGGCCGATGTCGTAGCGCTCATGTACCACAAGCCGGTGAAGAGGATCCCGGAAGAAGTGATGAAAAAGGCGTCCGCGGCCGTGCTGCAATCCGGATTACGTGACGTCTACAACATGACCACGACGGACTGTATGCTGAACGGGAAAGGCATAAGCCGGCATATCAAGCCCTGGTTTGAGATCATTATTAGGAGTAAGGGGATAGTGCAACGAATATAA